The proteins below come from a single Drosophila kikkawai strain 14028-0561.14 chromosome 3R, DkikHiC1v2, whole genome shotgun sequence genomic window:
- the B52 gene encoding serine-arginine protein 55 isoform X4: protein MVGSRVYVGGLPYGVRERDLERFFKGYGRTRDILIKNGYGFVEFEDYRDADDAVYELNGKELLGERVVVEPARGTARGSNRDRYDDRYGGRRGGGGRYNDKSSSRYGPPLRTEYRLIVENLSSRVSWQSLMCFD from the exons ATGGTTGGATCTCGAGTATACGTTGGCGGTCTGCCGTACGGAGTGCGCGAGCGCGATTTGGAGCGTTTCTTCAAAGGCTACGGCCGCACTCGCGATATTCTCATTAAGAATGGCTACGGCTTCGTG GAGTTTGAAGACTATCGTGATGCCGACGATGCCGTGTACGAACTGAATGGAAAAGAGCTGTTAGGCGAGCG TGTGGTTGTTGAACCCGCCAGAGGAACCGCTCGTGGCAGCAACCGCGATCGCTACGACGATCGCTACGGTGGTCGTCGTGGCGGCGGCGGTCGTTACAATGACAA ATCATCCTCCCGCTACGGGCCGCCCCTGCGCACTGAGTACCGCCTGATTGTCGAGAATTTGTCCAGCCGCGTCAGCTGGCAG AGTTTGATGTGTTTTGACTGA
- the Task6 gene encoding two pore potassium channel protein sup-9, which produces MKKQNVRTISLIVCTFTYLLVGAAVFDALESETEKRRWEALQDAEDMIIRKYNISQEDFKVMETVVLKSESHKAGQQWKFTGAFYYATTVLTTIGYGHSTPSTVGGKLFTMCYAIVGIPLGLVMFQSIGERVNRLSSYVIQAVRTSLRCKRTVASEVDLICVVTTLSSLTIAGGAAAFSRFEGWSYFDSVYYCFITLTTIGFGDMVALQRDNALNRKPEYVMFALIFILFGLAIVAASLNLLVLRFVTMNTEDERRDEAQAMQALQVAVKLEGDVITSNGSILSGYEGHDGQSLNGSNTSSMCTCPCLSLNRNRHKKNNHLGKNGDAENQYKLRRSPTHMRHLLPEVVPMQDLNYDYDTQSLHTLADRGTVDSSYMGVDMVDTASNGSPMRPHTLLKRNVSLLSFRI; this is translated from the exons ATGAAGAAACAAAATGTGCGCACGATATCCTTGATCGTGTGTACATTTACCTATTTGCTTGTCGGCGCCGCCGTCTTTGACGCCCTCGAATCGGAAACGGAAAAGCGTCGTTGGGAGGCGCTGCAAG ATGCCGAGGACATGATAATACGCAAATACAATATATCACAGGAGGACTTCAAAGTCATGGAGACTGTGGTGCTTAAATCGGAATCACACAAGGCCGGCCAGCAGTGGAAGTTCACCGGTGCATTTTATTATGCAACCACGGTGCTCACCACCATAG GCTACGGACACTCGACGCCCAGCACGGTGGGCGGAAAGCTCTTTACCATGTGCTATGCCATTGTGGGGATTCCCCTGGGACTCGTTATGTTCCAGAGCATCGGAGAAAGAGTGAATAGACTGAGCAg CTACGTTATCCAAGCGGTTCGCACCTCGCTGCGCTGCAAACGGACTGTCGCCTCGGAGGTGGACCTTATATGTGTTGTGACCACACTCAGTTCGCTGACGATAGCAGGCGGTGCTGCGGCCTTTTCAAGATTTGAGGGCTGGAGCTACTTCGATTCAGTATATTACTGTTTTATTACTTTAACCACAATAG GCTTTGGCGACATGGTAGCCCTGCAGCGGGATAATGCACTGAACAGGAAGCCCGAATACGTGATGTTTGCACTGATATTTATACTGTTCGGCCTGGCCATCGTGGCCGCCTCGCTGAACTTGTTAGTACTTAGGTTTGTTACAATGAATACCGAGGATGAGCGACGCGACGAGGCCCAGGCCATGCAG GCGCTTCAAGTGGCTGTAAAGCTGGAGGGCGATGTGATAACTTCCAACGGATCCATATTGAGCGGCTACGAGGGACACGACGGCCAGTCCCTCAACGGAAGCAACACCTCGTCCATGTGCACGTGCCCTTGCTTGAGTCTTAATAGGAACCGGCATAAAAA GAATAACCACTTGGGCAAGAACGGCGACGCAGA AAATCAATACAAGCTGAGGCGATCGCCCACGCACATGCGACATCTGCTGCCAGAGGTGGTGCCTATGCAGGACTTGAACTATGACTATGACACGCAGAGTCTGCACACCCTGGCCGATCGGGGAACCGTGGACAGCAGCTATATGGGCGTGGACATGGTGGACACGGCGAGCAACGGATCACCGATGCGGCCGCACACATTGCTGAAGCGCAACGTCTCACTTTTATCCTTTCGCATCTAG
- the B52 gene encoding serine-arginine protein 55 isoform X2 gives MVGSRVYVGGLPYGVRERDLERFFKGYGRTRDILIKNGYGFVEFEDYRDADDAVYELNGKELLGERVVVEPARGTARGSNRDRYDDRYGGRRGGGGRYNDKSSSRYGPPLRTEYRLIVENLSSRVSWQDLKDYMRQAGEVTYADAHKQRRNEGVVEFASLSDMKTAIEKLDDTELNGRRIHLVEDRRGGRGGGGGGSGRGRSRSSSSRSRSRSRRRSRSRRSSHSRSKSRSRSKSRSGRSKSKSPVKSRSRSRSRSNKSRDVSKSKSKSHSRTRSRSPKRERESRSRSRSIVKRESRSRSRSKSNRRDSRSRDRSASAENKSRSRSRSRSASPKNGNASPERNNESMDD, from the exons ATGGTTGGATCTCGAGTATACGTTGGCGGTCTGCCGTACGGAGTGCGCGAGCGCGATTTGGAGCGTTTCTTCAAAGGCTACGGCCGCACTCGCGATATTCTCATTAAGAATGGCTACGGCTTCGTG GAGTTTGAAGACTATCGTGATGCCGACGATGCCGTGTACGAACTGAATGGAAAAGAGCTGTTAGGCGAGCG TGTGGTTGTTGAACCCGCCAGAGGAACCGCTCGTGGCAGCAACCGCGATCGCTACGACGATCGCTACGGTGGTCGTCGTGGCGGCGGCGGTCGTTACAATGACAA ATCATCCTCCCGCTACGGGCCGCCCCTGCGCACTGAGTACCGCCTGATTGTCGAGAATTTGTCCAGCCGCGTCAGCTGGCAG GATCTCAAGGATTACATGCGCCAAGCCGGTGAGGTGACCTATGCGGATGCCCACAAGCAGCGTCGCAATGAAGG CGTCGTGGAGTTTGCCTCGTTGTCGGACATGAAGACGGCCATTGAGAAACTGGATGATACGGAATTAAATGGCAGACGCATCCACCTGGTCGAGGATCGGCGTGGAGGacgcggcggcggtggtggcggcaGCGGACGTGGGCGCTCCCGTTCGTCTAGCTCGCGTTCACGTTCCCGCTCGCGCAGGCGCTCTCGCTCCCGCCGCTCGTCGCATTCGCGCTCCAAGTCTCGCAGCCGCTCCAAGTCCCGCAGCGGACGCTCCAAGTCAAAGTCGCCGGTCAAGTCACGCTCTCGCTCCCGATCGCGTTCTAA CAAATCGCGTGATGtttccaagtccaagtccaaatCCCACTCCCGCACCCGTTCCCGCTCGCCCAAGCGTGAGCGAGAGTCCCGTTCCCGCTCCCGCTCGATCGTCAAGCGCGAGTCGCGCTCCCGTTCTCGCTCCAAGTCGAACCGTCGCGATTCCCGCTCACG CGATCGGTCCGCATCAGCTGAAAACAAGTCCCGTTCgcgctcccgctcccgctcgGCCTCGCCCAAAAACGGAAATGCCTCTCCGGAACGCAATAACGAGAGCATGGACGATTAG
- the B52 gene encoding serine-arginine protein 55 isoform X1 gives MVGSRVYVGGLPYGVRERDLERFFKGYGRTRDILIKNGYGFVEFEDYRDADDAVYELNGKELLGERVVVEPARGTARGSNRDRYDDRYGGRRGGGGRYNDKNKNSRSSSRYGPPLRTEYRLIVENLSSRVSWQDLKDYMRQAGEVTYADAHKQRRNEGVVEFASLSDMKTAIEKLDDTELNGRRIHLVEDRRGGRGGGGGGSGRGRSRSSSSRSRSRSRRRSRSRRSSHSRSKSRSRSKSRSGRSKSKSPVKSRSRSRSRSNKSRDVSKSKSKSHSRTRSRSPKRERESRSRSRSIVKRESRSRSRSKSNRRDSRSRDRSASAENKSRSRSRSRSASPKNGNASPERNNESMDD, from the exons ATGGTTGGATCTCGAGTATACGTTGGCGGTCTGCCGTACGGAGTGCGCGAGCGCGATTTGGAGCGTTTCTTCAAAGGCTACGGCCGCACTCGCGATATTCTCATTAAGAATGGCTACGGCTTCGTG GAGTTTGAAGACTATCGTGATGCCGACGATGCCGTGTACGAACTGAATGGAAAAGAGCTGTTAGGCGAGCG TGTGGTTGTTGAACCCGCCAGAGGAACCGCTCGTGGCAGCAACCGCGATCGCTACGACGATCGCTACGGTGGTCGTCGTGGCGGCGGCGGTCGTTACAATGACAA aaacaaaaattccaGATCATCCTCCCGCTACGGGCCGCCCCTGCGCACTGAGTACCGCCTGATTGTCGAGAATTTGTCCAGCCGCGTCAGCTGGCAG GATCTCAAGGATTACATGCGCCAAGCCGGTGAGGTGACCTATGCGGATGCCCACAAGCAGCGTCGCAATGAAGG CGTCGTGGAGTTTGCCTCGTTGTCGGACATGAAGACGGCCATTGAGAAACTGGATGATACGGAATTAAATGGCAGACGCATCCACCTGGTCGAGGATCGGCGTGGAGGacgcggcggcggtggtggcggcaGCGGACGTGGGCGCTCCCGTTCGTCTAGCTCGCGTTCACGTTCCCGCTCGCGCAGGCGCTCTCGCTCCCGCCGCTCGTCGCATTCGCGCTCCAAGTCTCGCAGCCGCTCCAAGTCCCGCAGCGGACGCTCCAAGTCAAAGTCGCCGGTCAAGTCACGCTCTCGCTCCCGATCGCGTTCTAA CAAATCGCGTGATGtttccaagtccaagtccaaatCCCACTCCCGCACCCGTTCCCGCTCGCCCAAGCGTGAGCGAGAGTCCCGTTCCCGCTCCCGCTCGATCGTCAAGCGCGAGTCGCGCTCCCGTTCTCGCTCCAAGTCGAACCGTCGCGATTCCCGCTCACG CGATCGGTCCGCATCAGCTGAAAACAAGTCCCGTTCgcgctcccgctcccgctcgGCCTCGCCCAAAAACGGAAATGCCTCTCCGGAACGCAATAACGAGAGCATGGACGATTAG
- the B52 gene encoding serine-arginine protein 55 isoform X3, with amino-acid sequence MRQAGEVTYADAHKQRRNEGVVEFASLSDMKTAIEKLDDTELNGRRIHLVEDRRGGRGGGGGGSGRGRSRSSSSRSRSRSRRRSRSRRSSHSRSKSRSRSKSRSGRSKSKSPVKSRSRSRSRSNKSRDVSKSKSKSHSRTRSRSPKRERESRSRSRSIVKRESRSRSRSKSNRRDSRSRDRSASAENKSRSRSRSRSASPKNGNASPERNNESMDD; translated from the exons ATGCGCCAAGCCGGTGAGGTGACCTATGCGGATGCCCACAAGCAGCGTCGCAATGAAGG CGTCGTGGAGTTTGCCTCGTTGTCGGACATGAAGACGGCCATTGAGAAACTGGATGATACGGAATTAAATGGCAGACGCATCCACCTGGTCGAGGATCGGCGTGGAGGacgcggcggcggtggtggcggcaGCGGACGTGGGCGCTCCCGTTCGTCTAGCTCGCGTTCACGTTCCCGCTCGCGCAGGCGCTCTCGCTCCCGCCGCTCGTCGCATTCGCGCTCCAAGTCTCGCAGCCGCTCCAAGTCCCGCAGCGGACGCTCCAAGTCAAAGTCGCCGGTCAAGTCACGCTCTCGCTCCCGATCGCGTTCTAA CAAATCGCGTGATGtttccaagtccaagtccaaatCCCACTCCCGCACCCGTTCCCGCTCGCCCAAGCGTGAGCGAGAGTCCCGTTCCCGCTCCCGCTCGATCGTCAAGCGCGAGTCGCGCTCCCGTTCTCGCTCCAAGTCGAACCGTCGCGATTCCCGCTCACG CGATCGGTCCGCATCAGCTGAAAACAAGTCCCGTTCgcgctcccgctcccgctcgGCCTCGCCCAAAAACGGAAATGCCTCTCCGGAACGCAATAACGAGAGCATGGACGATTAG